A single region of the Vicinamibacteria bacterium genome encodes:
- a CDS encoding ABC transporter ATP-binding protein → MTNTTHRVGSPKLVATNLRMSYGGRQALFGLSFSLDAGRILGFLGPNGAGKTTAIRILTTILKPTSGRFSVDGISSDFPQRIRSKIGVLPESLGFHKQMTGLECVSYFGQLYGRSAADAHEHGLALLEEVGLGKRARSLIGTYSRGMRQRLGIARALVNDPVIVFLDEPTLGLDPRGQQELLVMVRRIAKERNAGIILCTHHLSEIEGYCDDVVILNAGRVVTSGSVAEVIGRAQRELSLRQIVKIHVPTAATAQAAKALDSLSNVLKVVPSTETEGWLRVELDRSVDGDSSGTRVKNAILDALIRAEIPILNFEVEGGRLLDVFFHLTENEDEQTSKNT, encoded by the coding sequence ATGACTAATACGACGCACCGAGTGGGGAGTCCCAAATTGGTCGCCACGAATCTGCGAATGAGCTACGGGGGTCGGCAGGCGCTCTTCGGTCTGTCCTTCTCGCTGGACGCCGGACGTATCCTCGGTTTCCTGGGTCCGAACGGCGCTGGCAAGACCACGGCCATCCGCATTCTGACGACGATTCTGAAGCCCACTTCGGGGCGGTTCAGCGTCGACGGAATCAGCTCGGATTTCCCCCAGCGAATTCGCAGCAAGATCGGTGTGCTGCCCGAGAGCCTCGGGTTTCACAAGCAAATGACGGGTCTCGAGTGCGTGAGCTACTTCGGGCAGCTCTACGGCCGGTCCGCGGCCGATGCGCATGAGCACGGGCTCGCGCTTCTCGAAGAAGTCGGTCTCGGGAAGCGAGCCAGGTCACTGATCGGCACCTACAGCCGCGGGATGCGGCAGAGACTGGGAATCGCTCGGGCTCTGGTCAACGATCCCGTCATCGTTTTTCTCGACGAGCCTACCCTGGGGCTCGACCCCCGCGGTCAACAGGAGCTCCTGGTGATGGTGCGGCGGATAGCCAAGGAGCGTAACGCCGGTATCATCCTGTGCACCCACCATTTGTCGGAGATCGAGGGCTATTGCGACGATGTGGTCATTCTGAACGCGGGCCGGGTCGTCACGAGCGGATCGGTGGCCGAGGTCATCGGCCGAGCGCAGCGAGAGCTTTCCCTCCGACAGATTGTCAAGATCCATGTTCCTACGGCGGCAACGGCACAGGCGGCCAAGGCACTGGACAGCCTGTCGAACGTCCTCAAGGTGGTTCCTAGCACCGAGACAGAAGGCTGGTTGCGCGTCGAGCTCGATCGCAGTGTCGACGGAGACTCTTCCGGGACCCGGGTCAAGAACGCGATCCTGGACGCGCTCATCCGCGCCGAGATTCCCATCCTCAATTTCGAGGTCGAGGGTGGTCGGTTGCTGGACGTCTTCTTCCACCTCACCGAGAACGAAGACGAACAGACCTCGAAGAACACGTGA